The following coding sequences lie in one Myxococcus xanthus genomic window:
- a CDS encoding prenyltransferase/squalene oxidase repeat-containing protein, with product MPELRPHLRATRRWVQAAPVQKHHEVPRLIESWLQGWVGSTAPTATLDVSHPLFSEPVFCDRRNFFLALALAVGAPVRGGPSREELQAQLLERLRARQTVRLKRWSGAELAALFLLLADEAPSADTVEALKALREAQSTSGSFGEQMGATLVALAALRRWDPTSEAFARALDFLLHERTTAGVWCFSPAEVWDTALLCRALEGCEDLEPAMFERAWSFLLRAQNEDGGWSYREGVESDTDTTSMAMLALPRTDAGTSASGLGRAYLERMQTPAGLWLTWQSRDDPPAEDVVAHAILALRKWGTVPAFWAPAGEWLALRARQEGGCRAHWYNIDSYASHEVGLALGPSHDSTRHLARELVERQNPDGGWPPTQGAASSAAATGMALALLTFYLPNEHLCVTRAIHYLAELQEPGGSWPGPLQMYGPRPFAIDYPMQIHALSVHGLAAVARASRTPPRPLTEL from the coding sequence GTGCCCGAATTGCGACCGCACCTGCGCGCGACACGTCGCTGGGTCCAGGCCGCACCGGTCCAGAAACACCACGAAGTGCCTCGTCTGATAGAGAGCTGGCTCCAAGGGTGGGTGGGCAGCACGGCCCCCACGGCCACCCTTGACGTGTCCCATCCGCTCTTCTCCGAGCCGGTCTTCTGCGACCGCCGGAACTTCTTCCTCGCGCTCGCGCTCGCGGTGGGCGCACCCGTGCGTGGAGGGCCGTCTCGCGAGGAACTCCAGGCCCAGTTGCTGGAGCGGCTCCGCGCCCGTCAGACCGTGCGACTCAAGCGTTGGTCAGGAGCGGAGCTGGCCGCGCTGTTCCTCTTGCTGGCTGATGAAGCGCCGTCAGCGGACACCGTAGAGGCGCTGAAGGCGCTGCGCGAGGCCCAATCGACCTCGGGCTCCTTCGGTGAGCAGATGGGGGCAACCCTCGTGGCGCTCGCGGCGCTGCGCCGGTGGGACCCCACCTCGGAGGCCTTCGCCCGCGCGCTCGACTTCCTTCTTCACGAGCGCACGACAGCGGGGGTGTGGTGCTTCAGCCCCGCGGAGGTATGGGATACGGCTCTGTTGTGCCGAGCGCTGGAGGGGTGTGAAGACCTGGAGCCCGCGATGTTCGAGCGTGCCTGGTCCTTCCTCCTTCGCGCTCAGAATGAGGACGGTGGCTGGTCCTACCGGGAAGGGGTCGAGTCGGATACCGACACCACCTCGATGGCGATGCTTGCCCTACCTCGCACGGACGCCGGGACGTCCGCGTCGGGCCTGGGGCGAGCGTACCTGGAGCGGATGCAGACCCCAGCGGGGCTGTGGCTGACGTGGCAGTCCCGGGACGACCCACCCGCCGAGGACGTGGTCGCACATGCCATCTTGGCGTTGCGAAAATGGGGCACGGTCCCTGCGTTCTGGGCCCCCGCAGGGGAGTGGCTTGCACTGCGCGCGCGGCAGGAAGGCGGCTGTCGTGCGCACTGGTACAACATCGACTCTTATGCCTCTCACGAGGTGGGGCTGGCGCTTGGCCCCTCCCATGACTCGACACGGCATCTTGCACGGGAGCTCGTTGAGCGGCAGAACCCGGATGGGGGTTGGCCTCCCACCCAAGGGGCGGCGAGTTCGGCAGCTGCCACGGGTATGGCGCTAGCGTTACTGACCTTCTACCTGCCCAATGAGCACCTGTGCGTGACTCGCGCCATCCACTACCTGGCAGAACTCCAAGAGCCGGGGGGCTCTTGGCCTGGGCCGCTGCAGATGTACGGTCCAAGGCCCTTCGCTATTGACTACCCCATGCAGATCCACGCCCTCTCCGTTCATGGACTGGCCGCTGTGGCAAGGGCCTCCCGTACTCCGCCGCGGCCCCTCACGGAACTCTGA
- a CDS encoding anti-sigma factor antagonist (This anti-anti-sigma factor, or anti-sigma factor antagonist, belongs to a family that includes characterized members SpoIIAA, RsbV, RsfA, and RsfB.), producing MSLKLSGESRLTFINDVTAATRVFLREAGFPDATAEHVELAVAEAVANAIQHGNQGVESRRVDVMLVSLADRVTVSVRDEGAGFDVAAIPDALAPAHRLKPSGRGVLLMRALMDAVELSPHPEGGTVVRLSKQQPRSAHHPPGERTMSELNIRERQSGDVTLFELAGRITIGAGDTVLRETVRTAIQDGRKNLVLNLAEVTYLDSAGLGELVSSYTTTSREGGRLKLLSPSRKVQDLLMITKLITVFDVYDTEQEAVNSFK from the coding sequence ATGTCCCTGAAGCTGTCTGGCGAAAGCCGCCTCACCTTCATCAATGACGTCACCGCGGCCACGCGAGTCTTCTTGAGGGAAGCAGGATTCCCGGACGCGACCGCCGAGCACGTGGAGTTGGCCGTGGCGGAGGCCGTGGCCAATGCCATCCAACACGGGAACCAAGGCGTCGAGAGCCGACGCGTGGACGTGATGCTCGTCTCGCTGGCGGACCGAGTGACAGTCTCCGTCCGAGACGAAGGAGCCGGCTTCGACGTCGCCGCGATTCCAGACGCGCTCGCGCCAGCCCACCGCCTCAAACCCTCGGGCCGGGGCGTGCTGCTCATGCGCGCACTCATGGATGCGGTCGAGCTCTCGCCCCATCCCGAGGGAGGCACCGTCGTTCGCCTGTCGAAGCAGCAGCCCCGCAGTGCCCACCACCCCCCAGGAGAAAGAACCATGTCTGAGTTGAACATCAGGGAGCGGCAGTCCGGCGACGTGACCCTCTTCGAACTCGCCGGGAGGATCACCATCGGAGCCGGAGACACCGTCCTGCGCGAGACCGTTCGCACCGCGATACAAGACGGCAGGAAGAACCTGGTGCTCAACCTCGCCGAGGTGACCTATCTGGACAGCGCTGGACTGGGTGAGTTGGTCAGCTCCTATACGACCACGAGCCGTGAGGGCGGCAGGCTCAAGCTGCTGAGCCCCTCTCGGAAGGTCCAGGATCTACTAATGATCACCAAGCTCATCACCGTCTTTGATGTCTACGACACCGAGCAGGAGGCGGTGAACAGCTTCAAGTAG
- the istB gene encoding IS21-like element helper ATPase IstB codes for MNLVEITRALTTLRLSGMAQAVEARILQAQAEKLAPLDFLSALVNDELTRRSDSFIQRRLKQGAFRDAGKTLDGFDFDFNKKMNRRLVFELATGGFVERREDALFLGPPGTGKSHIAQALGRAVIQSQGHRVLYREAHHLLEELAEASLEGTRRQKLDALTGAPLLIIDDLGMRKLPATAAEDLLELIMRRYEKASTLITSNRPVEDWGKLLGDNAAVAAMLDRLLHHAHVVQFGPRSWRTKGAMELRTSESAG; via the coding sequence ATGAATCTCGTCGAAATCACCCGCGCCCTCACCACCTTGCGCCTGTCCGGCATGGCCCAGGCCGTCGAGGCCCGCATCCTCCAGGCGCAAGCCGAGAAGCTCGCTCCACTCGACTTCCTCTCCGCCCTCGTCAACGACGAGTTGACTCGCAGAAGCGACAGCTTCATCCAACGCCGCCTCAAGCAGGGCGCCTTCCGCGACGCGGGCAAGACGCTCGACGGCTTCGACTTCGACTTCAACAAGAAGATGAATCGCCGCCTCGTCTTCGAGCTGGCCACCGGCGGCTTCGTGGAGCGGCGCGAGGACGCGCTCTTCCTTGGCCCTCCAGGCACCGGCAAGAGTCACATCGCCCAGGCCCTCGGCCGCGCCGTCATCCAGTCCCAGGGCCATCGCGTCCTCTACCGCGAGGCGCACCACCTGCTCGAGGAGCTCGCCGAAGCAAGCCTCGAAGGCACCCGACGCCAGAAGCTCGATGCGCTCACCGGCGCGCCTCTGCTCATCATCGATGACCTCGGCATGCGCAAGCTGCCGGCCACCGCCGCCGAGGACCTGCTCGAGCTCATCATGCGCCGCTACGAGAAGGCTTCCACCCTCATCACCTCCAACCGGCCAGTGGAGGACTGGGGGAAGCTCTTGGGGGACAACGCCGCCGTGGCCGCCATGCTCGACCGTCTGCTGCACCATGCCCACGTCGTCCAATTCGGTCCCCGCAGCTGGCGCACCAAGGGGGCCATGGAGTTGCGGACCTCCGAGTCCGCGGGGTAG
- the istA gene encoding IS21 family transposase: MGNVLSDEKKQQVIALGRLGWSLRRIEDATGVRRETASGYLKAAGVGIRPPRRWGKSKPANEGTTEASEPEAEAAGAKPANEGTTDSMPRSRAGVRHVSASIVAPYVELVRQRLEVGRNGRAIYEELVDTQGYTGSYISVRRFVRALRDSQGPEAKAVIHTTPGEEAQVDYGEGPMVRHPETGKYRRTRMFVMTLGYSRKSVRLLCWKSSSRAWAQLHEEAFRRLGGVTRTVVLDNLREGVLSPDVYEPALNPLFRDVLAHYGATALPARVRHPDRKGKVESAVGHAQRTPLKGLRFESLEAAQVYLDAWEAKWADTRIHGTTKRQVAAMFGEERPWLLALPVEPFRYYAYGERVVHLDGHVEVDGAYYSVPPGHIGRKLHVQWDSLHVRLLLPATGQLLREHTRAPRGHHRTREEDRPSHAPRTTVQLLERAARAGRGVAALCAEVHRREGEVGTRRILGVLSLVKKHGAAALDDACEVALEVGVPTYRFVRRYLERRTPTPVTLRQVDPLIRELTHYRDVIVRLTQPTPHPGDTET; the protein is encoded by the coding sequence ATGGGCAACGTCTTGAGCGACGAGAAGAAGCAGCAGGTCATCGCCCTGGGGCGGTTGGGTTGGAGTCTGAGACGTATCGAGGATGCGACGGGGGTGCGCCGTGAGACGGCCAGCGGCTACCTGAAGGCCGCGGGCGTGGGCATCCGTCCACCGCGCCGGTGGGGCAAGTCAAAACCGGCCAATGAGGGGACCACCGAGGCGAGTGAGCCGGAGGCCGAGGCCGCCGGAGCAAAACCGGCCAATGAGGGGACCACCGACTCCATGCCGCGCAGCCGAGCCGGAGTCCGGCACGTATCGGCGAGCATCGTCGCGCCCTACGTCGAGCTGGTGCGGCAGCGGCTGGAGGTGGGCCGCAACGGGCGCGCCATCTACGAGGAGCTCGTCGACACGCAGGGCTACACGGGCAGCTACATTAGCGTGCGCCGCTTCGTCCGGGCGTTGCGCGACAGCCAGGGCCCGGAGGCCAAGGCCGTCATCCACACAACGCCGGGCGAGGAAGCGCAGGTGGACTATGGGGAGGGGCCCATGGTGCGCCACCCGGAGACGGGGAAATACCGGCGCACGCGCATGTTCGTCATGACGCTGGGCTACAGCCGCAAGTCAGTGCGGCTGTTGTGCTGGAAGTCCTCCAGCCGCGCGTGGGCGCAGTTGCACGAGGAGGCCTTCCGGCGGCTGGGAGGCGTGACGCGCACGGTGGTGCTGGACAACCTGCGTGAGGGGGTGCTTTCGCCCGACGTCTACGAGCCGGCCCTCAATCCGCTCTTCCGGGACGTGCTGGCCCACTACGGGGCCACGGCCCTGCCGGCCCGAGTCCGCCACCCGGACAGGAAGGGGAAGGTGGAGTCTGCGGTGGGCCACGCGCAGCGCACGCCGCTGAAGGGCCTGCGCTTCGAGTCGCTGGAGGCCGCCCAGGTCTACCTCGACGCGTGGGAGGCGAAGTGGGCGGACACCCGAATCCACGGCACCACCAAGCGCCAGGTGGCCGCCATGTTCGGCGAGGAGCGCCCATGGCTGCTGGCCCTGCCCGTGGAGCCCTTCCGCTACTACGCCTACGGTGAGCGAGTGGTGCACCTGGACGGGCACGTCGAGGTGGACGGCGCGTACTACTCGGTGCCCCCGGGACACATCGGCCGCAAGCTGCACGTGCAGTGGGACAGCCTCCACGTCCGCCTGCTGCTGCCCGCTACGGGGCAACTGCTCCGGGAGCACACCCGGGCCCCTCGCGGCCACCACCGCACACGCGAGGAGGACAGGCCTTCCCACGCGCCGCGCACCACCGTGCAACTTCTCGAGCGCGCCGCCAGGGCCGGACGCGGCGTCGCCGCCCTTTGCGCCGAGGTGCACCGCCGAGAAGGAGAGGTGGGCACCCGCCGCATCCTGGGCGTGCTGTCCCTGGTGAAGAAGCACGGCGCCGCTGCCCTGGACGACGCCTGCGAGGTGGCTCTCGAGGTGGGCGTCCCCACCTACCGCTTCGTGCGCCGCTACCTCGAAAGACGCACGCCCACTCCCGTCACCCTGCGCCAGGTCGACCCGCTCATCCGCGAGCTCACCCACTACCGCGACGTCATCGTCCGTCTGACTCAACCCACCCCTCACCCAGGAGACACCGAGACATGA
- a CDS encoding Ig-like domain-containing protein, with translation MSYLLSRWLAAPVAALRAGLVLGLAASTLAACRDNEPPSIPPVTRNITLETVEDTPLNLRLPATGNEALTFTIVDAPDHGTLSDISASGSVTYTPGADYNGEDALIFRATNRQGQSAQGTVTITITPVNDTPTLSSLANQTIAEDSSTGDLAFTLGDVETTADGLTVTATSSNTALVPDAPTNLVFGGSSTSRTLKVVPVANASGTTTVTLSVSDGSATASTTFTVDVTAVNDLPTISPVANQSITAGSSTGDLAFTVGDVETAADSLTVTATSSNTDLVPNDPSHLVLGGSGSSRILNVVPVASASGSTTITLSVSDGAATTSTTFTVDVTGLASLYWITTAGSLWRVDVNGTNAIELKTGISGAGFVATDPVTRTIFYTRDSAIVRAASDGANPVDVVADGGYPSALAVDSTNRRLYWSDFNGERIMRAELDGSNPTQVVGGINSPSAIAFDIPNDKMYVITYNNTSLVRFNLDGTNLETLASGLGGLGVGLAVDPSGGKVYYSTRGNSIYVSDLDGSNATTLVTNQTTVHGIAIDATAGRLYWVDWLGGVLRSANLADGSDIQDVNSGSSRNLGLAWMPAP, from the coding sequence ATGTCATATTTGCTTTCGAGATGGCTCGCAGCGCCAGTCGCCGCATTGCGCGCTGGATTGGTGCTTGGACTGGCGGCCAGCACCCTCGCCGCTTGTCGCGACAACGAGCCGCCCAGCATCCCGCCGGTGACCCGCAACATCACGCTTGAGACGGTGGAAGACACGCCCCTCAATCTGCGCCTGCCGGCCACCGGCAACGAGGCACTCACTTTCACCATCGTCGACGCACCGGACCACGGCACATTGAGTGATATCAGCGCCAGTGGCTCCGTCACCTACACCCCCGGCGCCGATTACAATGGCGAAGATGCGCTCATCTTTCGTGCCACCAACCGCCAGGGCCAAAGCGCCCAGGGCACGGTGACCATCACCATCACCCCAGTGAACGACACGCCCACGCTATCCTCGTTGGCCAACCAGACCATCGCCGAGGACAGCTCGACTGGTGACCTGGCCTTCACCCTGGGCGACGTGGAGACCACCGCCGACGGCCTCACGGTCACCGCGACGTCCTCCAACACCGCCCTGGTGCCCGACGCCCCCACAAACCTGGTCTTCGGAGGCTCCAGCACCAGTCGCACCCTCAAGGTGGTTCCCGTCGCCAACGCCAGCGGTACCACCACCGTCACCCTCTCGGTGAGCGACGGCTCCGCCACCGCCTCCACCACCTTCACGGTCGACGTCACCGCGGTGAATGACCTCCCTACCATTTCCCCCGTGGCCAACCAGAGCATCACTGCTGGCAGCTCGACCGGCGACCTGGCCTTCACCGTGGGCGACGTGGAGACCGCCGCCGACAGCCTCACGGTCACCGCCACGTCCTCCAATACAGACCTGGTGCCCAATGACCCCAGCCATCTCGTCCTTGGCGGCTCCGGCTCCAGCCGCATCCTCAACGTCGTCCCTGTCGCCAGCGCCAGCGGCTCCACCACCATCACCCTCTCCGTGAGTGACGGCGCCGCTACCACCTCCACCACCTTCACGGTCGACGTCACCGGTCTTGCGAGCCTCTACTGGATCACGACCGCCGGCTCGCTGTGGAGGGTTGACGTGAACGGCACGAATGCCATTGAGCTCAAGACTGGCATCAGCGGGGCCGGTTTCGTCGCCACCGACCCGGTCACCCGTACCATCTTCTACACGCGCGACAGCGCCATCGTCCGAGCGGCCAGTGATGGGGCGAATCCGGTCGATGTCGTGGCGGACGGAGGCTACCCCAGCGCGCTGGCAGTCGATTCGACGAACCGCAGGCTGTACTGGTCCGATTTCAACGGAGAACGGATCATGCGCGCCGAGCTGGACGGCAGCAATCCAACGCAGGTCGTCGGGGGCATCAATAGCCCGTCTGCCATCGCGTTCGATATCCCGAATGATAAGATGTATGTAATTACCTATAACAACACCAGTCTCGTGCGATTCAATCTCGATGGTACCAACCTGGAGACCCTCGCTTCAGGCCTGGGCGGCCTGGGGGTGGGCCTGGCGGTCGACCCGAGCGGCGGGAAGGTGTACTACTCGACCCGCGGCAACAGTATCTATGTCTCCGATCTGGACGGCTCCAACGCCACTACCCTGGTGACCAACCAGACCACAGTGCACGGGATTGCCATCGATGCCACGGCCGGGCGGCTGTATTGGGTGGATTGGCTGGGTGGAGTGCTCCGGAGCGCCAATCTGGCCGACGGCAGCGATATCCAGGACGTAAACTCGGGCAGCAGCAGGAACTTGGGTCTGGCCTGGATGCCTGCGCCGTAG
- a CDS encoding transposase: MTFPRGGARYGQRKRGAPGSPLTLAALSILICRLVRAHISANSGPQTAAPVPIQIRSLRHECVKATFGSASRRVSETRTVPNVSALVAYGEDEDRHRHLLDIHWGSESVEFLSGTAAPAAQAGLTGIRLVIADERAGLAAVARRMLIRSSVAALHGAPHRNALAKAPWRLRGRLGTETSAALRTPSLQEAPKHQEAFQTGLGRQVSRPWSVCVRASPPSLTSLPSPAPLEAPSQIHGLEQLHGEVKRRIRAVGAVLDRASALRLITAIVIEVTSVWNDRRYRDMSLMSSAPDTTAAGYLRGAFRPGPLRTNYTGFGIAPASIRVTQRRRRAPQQRHVLSDSQTRDALPSCWLESGGVRRRHWSTVHVVSCPHSQVHGRRSLSPPRLRVAVRAQEPATPHPVSWVLAGSLTYSPKGLSSSASFFSYPATSINGWRDLTCE; this comes from the coding sequence ATGACGTTTCCTCGTGGGGGTGCCCGATATGGGCAGCGTAAACGCGGAGCGCCGGGTTCTCCGCTGACGCTGGCCGCGCTGTCAATCCTCATTTGTCGACTTGTTCGCGCTCATATTAGTGCGAATAGTGGACCCCAAACCGCAGCACCTGTGCCTATCCAAATCCGGTCGCTGCGTCATGAGTGCGTCAAGGCCACATTCGGCAGTGCGTCAAGGCGAGTGAGCGAGACGCGCACGGTGCCGAATGTCTCTGCCCTGGTGGCTTACGGCGAGGACGAGGACAGGCACCGACACCTGCTGGACATCCACTGGGGCAGCGAGTCGGTGGAGTTCCTGTCTGGGACTGCTGCACCTGCTGCTCAAGCGGGACTGACGGGCATCCGACTCGTCATCGCCGATGAGCGCGCGGGGCTGGCCGCTGTGGCACGACGGATGTTAATCAGAAGCTCAGTTGCTGCGCTTCACGGCGCACCTCACCGGAACGCCCTCGCCAAAGCCCCCTGGCGGCTGCGAGGCCGGCTCGGTACGGAGACGTCAGCCGCCCTTCGGACTCCCAGCCTCCAGGAGGCTCCAAAGCACCAGGAGGCGTTCCAAACCGGCCTGGGCCGCCAGGTGTCGAGGCCATGGAGTGTCTGCGTGAGGGCTTCGCCGCCGTCACTTACTTCTTTGCCTTCCCCAGCCCCCCTGGAAGCGCCTTCACAAATCCATGGCCTGGAGCAACTCCACGGCGAGGTGAAGCGTCGCATCCGCGCTGTCGGCGCCGTACTGGACCGCGCCAGTGCGCTGCGCCTCATCACCGCCATCGTCATTGAAGTCACCAGCGTCTGGAATGACCGCCGCTACCGCGACATGTCCCTGATGAGCTCAGCCCCAGATACCACTGCTGCTGGATACCTCCGCGGTGCTTTCCGCCCTGGGCCCCTCCGAACCAACTACACAGGATTCGGAATTGCCCCGGCCTCTATCCGAGTGACGCAGCGCCGGCGCAGGGCGCCCCAACAGCGCCATGTTCTGAGCGACTCCCAAACGCGTGATGCCCTACCTTCGTGCTGGCTGGAATCTGGAGGTGTGCGCCGAAGGCACTGGAGCACGGTGCACGTCGTGTCATGCCCCCACAGCCAGGTTCACGGAAGGAGGAGCTTGTCGCCCCCTCGGCTTCGAGTTGCAGTACGCGCGCAAGAGCCGGCGACGCCTCATCCGGTCTCCTGGGTACTGGCTGGTTCGCTCACCTACTCCCCGAAAGGATTGAGCAGTTCGGCCAGCTTCTTCTCGTACCCGGCCACATCGATAAATGGCTGGAGGGACTTGACGTGCGAGTAG